From the genome of Deinococcus sp. AJ005, one region includes:
- a CDS encoding CBS domain-containing protein: MSDQTTPQTATSQNSASQAATPQHAAAPNATPALTVQDAMHPRAVSIGAHETLADAVVAMQELKVKRLPVIQNNRVIGILTDGEVRRNLPPLKEGLTPWDFAGRVGRVRVREAMRQPVHTVTPETPLATAVRTMLERHIGGLPVVDGDGALLGMLTLTDVLRAEARTPRLRWGVVEQHMTVGVVTTPADAPAHEAAAKLRVSRLRVLPVLQDGVLTGLLHEVDLAEAIDRASAGHGDTVMGGQFFLEGKTARDLMRPPTGHLRAGTPMRDALSQMLALNVHGLPIVDDGGELLGVVTISDVLKTVLGQTEEGQIKESQTKEG, from the coding sequence ATGTCCGATCAGACCACGCCCCAGACCGCGACTTCCCAGAACTCAGCTTCCCAGGCCGCAACGCCTCAGCACGCAGCCGCCCCCAACGCCACGCCTGCGCTGACGGTGCAAGACGCCATGCATCCCCGCGCCGTGAGCATCGGCGCGCACGAAACGCTGGCCGACGCCGTGGTCGCCATGCAGGAACTAAAAGTCAAGCGGCTGCCGGTGATCCAGAACAACAGGGTAATCGGCATCCTCACGGACGGCGAGGTCCGCCGCAACCTGCCGCCGCTCAAGGAAGGGCTGACCCCCTGGGACTTCGCGGGCCGCGTGGGGCGGGTGCGGGTACGCGAGGCCATGCGCCAGCCTGTGCATACGGTCACCCCTGAAACGCCCCTGGCGACGGCGGTTCGCACCATGCTGGAAAGGCATATCGGCGGGCTGCCCGTGGTAGACGGAGACGGCGCTCTGCTGGGCATGCTGACCCTGACCGATGTGCTGCGTGCCGAGGCCAGAACCCCCCGCCTGCGCTGGGGCGTGGTGGAGCAGCACATGACCGTGGGCGTGGTGACCACCCCCGCCGACGCCCCGGCCCACGAAGCGGCGGCCAAACTCAGGGTCTCGCGCCTGCGCGTGCTGCCCGTACTTCAGGACGGGGTGCTGACGGGCCTGCTGCACGAGGTTGATCTGGCCGAGGCCATAGACCGCGCCAGCGCTGGACACGGCGACACGGTCATGGGCGGTCAGTTCTTCCTAGAGGGCAAAACGGCCCGCGACCTGATGCGCCCGCCCACCGGACACCTGCGCGCCGGGACCCCCATGCGCGACGCCCTGAGCCAGATGCTGGCGCTGAACGTTCACGGCCTGCCCATTGTGGACGATGGGGGCGAACTGCTGGGCGTGGTCACCATCAGCGACGTGCTGAAAACCGTGCTGGGGCAGACCGAAGAGGGCCAGATAAAAGAGAGCCAGACGAAAGAGGGCTAG
- a CDS encoding enolase C-terminal domain-like protein: MNDFEAPKSGVTVQQIEAIPYRLPLTSALAWGAHSAISAAEHVLVRVTLSDGTVGQAEATPRPTIYGETPGSVAAVLAHLSPALSGLDIADEDGLNRVRNSVANNHTARGALDMALHDARARAAGKTLFDTLMGPNPRVRVSFILGLGTPADMLAEAERVVAAGVRCLKVKVGRNHARDLAVISELRRTFGSGVSLYADSNETLTPETAPAALNAMWEAGLLYVEEPLPVRQLRARADLHARSLLPIVADDSCFTPADLERELDFDTFDVLNVKTARNGFTDGAWMLREAARRGKRGMVGSQASTGLGTLHAALLSTHAEVTEPCELSFVLKLQDDLLNLPITFEDGWLDVHGLREHAVDPQKLARYRL, translated from the coding sequence ATGAACGACTTTGAAGCCCCCAAAAGTGGCGTGACCGTGCAGCAGATTGAGGCCATACCCTACCGGCTGCCGCTGACCTCCGCGCTGGCGTGGGGCGCGCATTCCGCCATCAGCGCCGCCGAGCATGTGCTGGTGCGCGTGACCCTGTCGGACGGCACGGTGGGACAGGCCGAGGCCACGCCGCGCCCCACCATCTACGGCGAGACGCCCGGCAGCGTGGCGGCTGTGCTGGCCCACCTCTCCCCGGCGCTGAGCGGGCTGGACATTGCCGACGAGGACGGCCTGAACCGGGTGAGAAACAGCGTGGCGAACAACCACACGGCGCGCGGCGCGCTGGACATGGCGCTGCACGACGCCCGCGCCCGCGCTGCGGGGAAAACGCTGTTCGACACGTTGATGGGACCGAATCCCCGCGTGCGCGTCAGTTTTATCCTGGGCCTGGGCACGCCCGCCGACATGCTGGCCGAGGCCGAGCGGGTGGTGGCGGCGGGTGTGCGCTGCCTGAAGGTGAAGGTGGGCCGCAACCACGCCCGCGATCTGGCGGTCATTTCTGAGTTGCGCCGCACGTTCGGGTCCGGGGTATCGCTGTATGCCGACAGCAACGAGACGCTGACCCCGGAAACAGCCCCCGCCGCCCTGAACGCCATGTGGGAGGCCGGGCTGCTGTACGTGGAAGAACCGCTGCCCGTGCGCCAATTGCGGGCGCGGGCTGACCTGCACGCCCGCAGCCTGCTGCCCATCGTGGCCGACGACAGTTGCTTTACCCCCGCCGATCTGGAGCGCGAACTGGACTTTGATACCTTCGACGTGCTGAACGTCAAGACCGCTCGCAACGGCTTTACCGACGGCGCGTGGATGCTGCGCGAGGCAGCCCGGCGCGGCAAACGCGGCATGGTGGGATCACAGGCCAGCACTGGACTGGGGACCCTGCACGCCGCCCTTCTCTCTACCCACGCCGAGGTGACCGAGCCGTGCGAACTGAGTTTCGTGCTGAAGCTGCAGGATGACCTGCTGAACCTGCCGATCACCTTCGAGGACGGCTGGCTGGACGTGCATGGTCTGCGCGAACATGCGGTGGACCCGCAGAAACTGGCGCGTTACCGCCTGTAA
- a CDS encoding P-loop NTPase, translated as MQSAPPSPVNADQIDLRQVFGTLRRYAPLLILTPVVVASAAYLLSSRQAPVYESSASIIAVDSNAQNSLINNTLVTAPPLPQGAVEQVLHSRNLVATIIGRLEKSDLPPEIIRKMRADLSKELSANVFNRLKVRARLDTQQRGVYEIQAQAETPAAAMQLAQDGVAALLDWDNARAKQSVTRSRQSLQGQLQNLTARIDSLQDPLERQSLVAARGQVLQNLSQMAVLETAATGTLLPVADAVAPNRAVSPRPLRNAALAGLLALFLVTGLVLLTDSLRRRVNGTEDLLPLGLPVLAQLPLVRRRNLAAGFLPASHSGPLYESIGFLRINVQSMLGDREHRRLVISSSYPGEGKSSMTAALAESLGAAGQKVLVIDADLRRPTQLKVWAPDRLGTHPLPGTDASLPPANTVTEMFLRPDAAHATRVGTNVDLLPAGTPHRGDGAGSILNQPAFRTYLDRWAQGYDYVLIDTPPMLGLPDTLAVAPYTDGVILVVEGGKTRLNDVERSLQNARVANVTVLGIVLNKIARTNDSYYAYAYGTADQKADAAPVLPTGRG; from the coding sequence ATGCAGAGTGCGCCTCCCAGCCCCGTGAATGCGGATCAAATTGACCTTCGACAGGTTTTCGGTACACTCAGGCGGTACGCGCCGCTGTTGATCCTGACTCCGGTGGTGGTGGCGAGCGCGGCGTATCTGCTGTCCAGTCGGCAGGCCCCGGTGTACGAGTCCAGTGCCAGCATCATCGCGGTGGACAGCAATGCCCAGAACTCGCTGATCAACAACACGCTGGTGACCGCTCCGCCGTTGCCGCAGGGCGCGGTAGAGCAGGTGCTGCACAGCCGCAATCTGGTGGCCACCATCATCGGACGGCTGGAAAAGAGCGATCTGCCGCCGGAGATCATCCGAAAGATGCGCGCGGACCTGAGCAAGGAACTCTCGGCCAACGTCTTCAACCGTCTGAAGGTGCGCGCCCGTCTGGACACACAGCAGCGCGGCGTGTACGAGATCCAGGCGCAGGCCGAGACCCCCGCAGCGGCCATGCAACTGGCCCAGGACGGCGTGGCCGCGCTGCTGGACTGGGACAACGCCCGCGCCAAGCAGAGCGTGACCCGCTCGCGCCAGAGCCTGCAAGGCCAGCTCCAGAACCTGACGGCCCGGATCGATTCCCTTCAGGATCCGCTGGAGCGTCAGAGCCTGGTGGCGGCGCGTGGTCAGGTGCTGCAAAACCTGTCGCAGATGGCGGTGCTGGAAACGGCAGCCACCGGCACGCTGCTCCCGGTGGCCGACGCGGTGGCTCCCAACCGGGCCGTCTCGCCGCGTCCGCTGCGCAATGCGGCGCTGGCTGGGCTGCTGGCGCTGTTCTTGGTGACGGGTCTGGTCCTGCTGACTGACAGCCTGCGCCGCCGGGTCAACGGCACCGAGGACCTGCTGCCGCTGGGCCTGCCCGTGCTGGCACAACTGCCGCTGGTGCGCCGCCGCAATCTGGCTGCCGGATTCCTGCCCGCCAGCCACAGCGGCCCGCTGTACGAGAGCATCGGCTTCCTGCGGATCAACGTGCAGTCCATGCTGGGGGACCGTGAACACCGCCGTCTGGTCATTTCCAGCTCCTATCCCGGCGAGGGCAAGAGTTCGATGACGGCGGCGCTGGCCGAGAGCCTGGGCGCGGCTGGACAGAAAGTGCTGGTCATCGACGCGGACCTGCGCCGCCCGACCCAGCTTAAGGTCTGGGCACCGGACCGTCTTGGCACGCACCCGCTGCCCGGCACTGACGCCAGTCTGCCGCCCGCCAACACCGTGACCGAGATGTTCCTGCGCCCAGACGCCGCCCATGCCACCCGTGTGGGCACCAACGTGGACCTGCTGCCCGCCGGAACGCCACACCGGGGAGACGGCGCGGGCAGCATCCTGAACCAGCCTGCCTTCCGCACCTACCTGGACCGCTGGGCACAGGGCTACGACTACGTGCTGATCGACACCCCGCCCATGCTGGGCCTGCCCGATACGCTGGCCGTGGCCCCCTATACCGACGGCGTGATTCTGGTGGTGGAAGGCGGCAAGACCCGATTGAACGACGTGGAGCGCAGCCTGCAAAACGCGCGCGTGGCCAACGTGACCGTGCTGGGCATCGTGCTGAACAAGATCGCCCGGACCAACGACTCGTATTACGCCTACGCCTACGGCACGGCGGACCAGAAAGCGGACGCGGCCCCTGTGCTGCCCACAGGCCGGGGCTGA
- a CDS encoding S8 family serine peptidase: MPRRVLMSALLLPLLLTACLDQPVTPEPTPRPDPVEPPIPVACRTLGAAGVGAASLEAAPLSWPQATSDWSAAHVPGQVLILQGGAATNLSAQALSALSGVQTQVVVPGVQLAWTPAGEDDRAFAQRLGVAGLRTQPNYVYRALALPNDPAFPGNAGLKVGGINVFQNYLTRSGVPAAWDALTAAGKTPLGARIAVLDSAPDRSHPELQGRLEAGVSCLAAGPATGEVTASEHGTEVTGLIGAKTNNGVGLAGVVWSGPVMGIEVLDSSGNGSTADLTAGLNYAVQQGARVINISLGAPGIEDAVLGAALTASAKTAVIVAAAGNSASEGVYYPASHPDVIAVGALGSSDNALACYSARPNAQHPRVLDIVAPGGVGGICPGSTPELDIPVLASGGGYGLEAGTSFSAPLVSGVVALMRGANPGLSAEQTRTLLLANVNRSGGLPVLDAAAAVRAALR; this comes from the coding sequence ATGCCCCGCCGTGTGCTGATGTCCGCCCTGCTGTTGCCGCTGCTTCTGACCGCCTGTCTGGACCAGCCGGTCACGCCGGAGCCGACGCCCAGGCCAGACCCGGTTGAGCCGCCCATTCCTGTGGCCTGCCGCACCCTGGGGGCCGCCGGGGTGGGCGCAGCTTCACTGGAGGCCGCGCCCCTGAGCTGGCCACAGGCCACGTCCGACTGGAGCGCCGCGCATGTGCCGGGACAGGTGCTGATCTTGCAGGGCGGCGCGGCCACGAACCTGAGTGCCCAGGCCCTCAGTGCGCTGTCTGGCGTGCAGACGCAGGTCGTGGTGCCCGGCGTGCAACTGGCCTGGACCCCGGCAGGCGAGGATGACCGGGCCTTCGCGCAGCGCCTGGGGGTGGCGGGTCTGCGGACCCAGCCCAACTACGTGTACCGGGCGCTGGCCCTGCCGAACGATCCGGCCTTTCCGGGCAACGCAGGTCTGAAGGTGGGAGGCATCAACGTGTTCCAGAATTATCTGACGCGTAGCGGGGTTCCGGCGGCCTGGGACGCACTGACGGCGGCGGGCAAAACACCGCTGGGGGCCAGGATCGCCGTGCTGGACTCTGCCCCGGACCGCAGCCATCCCGAATTGCAGGGCCGCCTGGAAGCCGGGGTGTCTTGTCTGGCGGCTGGCCCCGCCACGGGTGAGGTCACGGCCAGCGAACACGGCACCGAGGTCACGGGTCTGATCGGCGCGAAGACCAACAACGGCGTGGGTCTCGCGGGCGTGGTCTGGAGCGGGCCAGTCATGGGTATCGAGGTGCTGGACAGCAGTGGCAACGGCAGCACAGCGGACCTGACCGCCGGACTGAACTACGCCGTCCAGCAGGGAGCCAGAGTCATCAACATCAGTCTGGGTGCGCCGGGAATCGAGGACGCGGTGCTGGGCGCAGCGCTCACGGCGTCGGCAAAAACGGCGGTGATCGTCGCGGCGGCGGGCAACTCGGCCAGTGAAGGGGTCTATTACCCCGCCAGTCACCCGGACGTGATCGCCGTCGGGGCGTTGGGCAGCAGCGACAACGCGCTGGCCTGCTACAGCGCCCGCCCAAATGCCCAGCATCCCCGCGTGCTGGACATCGTCGCGCCGGGTGGGGTGGGCGGTATCTGTCCGGGCAGCACGCCAGAACTGGACATTCCTGTGCTGGCCTCTGGCGGCGGCTATGGGCTGGAGGCGGGCACCAGTTTCTCCGCCCCGCTGGTCAGCGGCGTCGTGGCCCTGATGCGCGGCGCGAACCCCGGCCTGAGCGCGGAACAGACCCGCACCCTCCTGCTGGCGAATGTCAACCGTTCCGGCGGGCTGCCCGTCCTGGATGCCGCTGCCGCTGTGCGCGCCGCATTGCGCTAG
- a CDS encoding MFS transporter, translated as MTWRFAPQVWLFLTTSFSFGMAQAFLALFLNFYLRALGLGPEWQGIMNALPALTLVFLSLPAVALARRISNAHTIKIGVALSLLGTLILALAGGPVGIVTGALVQGAGSALVMVAGSPFMANNSDDRSRVTLFSVQSALMTGAGFVGNLIGGRVPEAYALFTQTEPTGLGALRTALLVATFLQLLGLIPALKLKPSGKTSQTGRSFAVRDKRAMFRLILPNLLVGLGAGATIPFLNVFIEGKFQINYASLGQLFAWASLATAATALLQPLLVRRLGQLQVVLLVQASSLPFLALLGFAPHLWMVTLALFTRGALMNAAGPVYGAYAMSSLDEDDRPMYSALNIIAWDSGWAISSVLAGVVRGQLPFTLAFQVLFAWTLLMYGGSVIAIYLGLYRPARRQALTLPV; from the coding sequence ATGACCTGGCGCTTTGCCCCACAGGTCTGGCTGTTCCTGACCACCTCTTTCTCCTTCGGGATGGCGCAGGCGTTTCTGGCCCTGTTCCTGAACTTTTACCTGCGGGCGCTGGGGCTGGGGCCGGAATGGCAGGGCATCATGAACGCGCTGCCTGCACTGACGCTGGTGTTCCTGAGCCTGCCCGCCGTGGCGCTGGCCCGCCGCATCAGCAACGCCCACACCATCAAGATCGGGGTAGCCCTGAGTCTCTTGGGCACGCTGATCCTGGCGCTGGCCGGGGGGCCAGTCGGCATCGTCACAGGCGCGCTGGTACAGGGTGCTGGCTCGGCGCTGGTCATGGTGGCCGGATCGCCCTTCATGGCCAACAACAGCGACGACCGCAGCCGCGTGACCCTGTTCAGCGTTCAGAGCGCCCTGATGACCGGCGCGGGCTTTGTGGGCAACCTGATCGGCGGGCGCGTGCCGGAAGCCTACGCGCTGTTTACCCAGACCGAGCCGACGGGCCTGGGGGCTTTGCGAACCGCGTTGCTCGTCGCCACCTTCCTGCAACTGCTGGGCCTGATTCCTGCCCTGAAGCTCAAACCCAGTGGCAAGACCTCCCAGACCGGGCGCAGTTTCGCCGTGCGAGACAAGCGGGCGATGTTCCGGCTGATCTTGCCCAACCTGCTGGTGGGGCTGGGGGCCGGGGCCACCATTCCGTTTCTGAACGTGTTTATCGAGGGCAAATTCCAGATCAATTACGCCAGCCTGGGGCAACTGTTCGCGTGGGCCAGTCTGGCGACGGCGGCCACCGCGCTGCTTCAGCCGCTGCTGGTGCGCCGTCTGGGGCAATTGCAGGTGGTCTTGCTGGTGCAGGCCAGCAGTCTGCCGTTCCTGGCCCTGCTGGGGTTTGCGCCCCACCTGTGGATGGTCACGCTGGCCCTGTTCACGCGCGGGGCACTGATGAACGCCGCCGGGCCGGTGTACGGCGCATATGCCATGTCCTCATTGGACGAGGATGACCGCCCGATGTATTCGGCCCTGAACATCATCGCCTGGGACTCGGGCTGGGCCATCAGCAGCGTGCTGGCCGGGGTGGTGCGCGGACAGTTGCCGTTTACCCTCGCCTTTCAGGTGCTGTTCGCCTGGACGCTGTTGATGTACGGTGGAAGCGTGATCGCCATTTATCTGGGGCTGTACCGTCCGGCGCGGCGGCAGGCGTTGACTTTGCCAGTGTAG
- the nth gene encoding endonuclease III → MTSSVPKKPAGRGVARLPNGARIRAPQVLASLEHLYPDARTELDFGTPFELLVATVLSAQATDVSVNAATPALFEHYPNAQAMSQASAEDIEPFIRRIGLYRGKARNLAALARLLIERHGGEVPNDFDAVVALPGAGRKTANVVLSNAYGYPAIAVDTHVGRLARRLGLSTQTNPDKVELDLQKLFPRERWIFLHHALILHGRRVCMARNPQCAVCEMAAFCPKVGVEG, encoded by the coding sequence GTGACTTCTTCTGTCCCCAAAAAACCCGCTGGGCGCGGTGTGGCGCGCTTGCCGAACGGGGCCAGAATTCGTGCCCCCCAGGTTCTGGCTTCCCTTGAACACCTCTATCCCGATGCCCGCACCGAACTGGATTTCGGCACGCCCTTCGAGTTGCTGGTTGCCACGGTCCTGAGCGCCCAAGCCACCGATGTCAGCGTGAATGCTGCCACGCCCGCCCTGTTTGAGCATTACCCGAACGCCCAGGCCATGAGTCAGGCTTCGGCAGAGGACATTGAGCCGTTCATCCGGCGCATCGGCCTGTACCGGGGCAAGGCGCGCAATCTGGCGGCGCTGGCGCGGTTGCTGATCGAGCGGCATGGCGGAGAGGTGCCCAACGATTTTGATGCCGTGGTGGCCCTGCCCGGCGCGGGCCGCAAGACTGCCAACGTGGTTCTCAGCAACGCATACGGCTATCCCGCTATTGCCGTCGATACCCATGTGGGTCGTCTGGCCCGCCGACTGGGCCTCAGCACGCAGACCAACCCGGACAAAGTAGAGCTTGATCTTCAGAAGCTGTTCCCTCGTGAACGCTGGATCTTCCTGCACCACGCGCTGATCCTGCATGGGCGGCGCGTGTGCATGGCCCGCAACCCGCAGTGCGCGGTGTGCGAGATGGCGGCGTTCTGCCCGAAAGTCGGGGTGGAGGGTTGA
- a CDS encoding cyclic nucleotide-binding domain-containing protein translates to MTYVTPTAVLPVTHADLSARQVRRGQTLYYAGDSSPSLYRLESGLMRAVRLTPQGRNLTVRHIHPGDIFGEETLHGQTRAHQVVALTDAALTPIHPEHLSASELWDLTRSLSAQLQRMMTDGVHIQDGDLRERIARYLLNLADSTLGGQHADGARYVRATHELIAEGTGATRESVSKLIGEMRDDGLLLPAYRCLTLIDETRLKGLSGYHG, encoded by the coding sequence ATGACCTACGTAACCCCCACCGCCGTTCTTCCCGTGACCCACGCCGATCTCTCCGCCCGTCAGGTCCGCCGGGGCCAGACGCTGTACTACGCCGGAGACAGCTCACCCAGCCTGTACCGTCTGGAGAGTGGCCTGATGCGCGCCGTGCGCCTGACCCCGCAGGGCCGCAACCTGACCGTGCGCCACATCCACCCCGGCGACATCTTCGGCGAGGAAACGCTGCACGGACAGACCCGCGCCCATCAGGTCGTCGCGCTGACCGACGCTGCGCTGACCCCCATCCACCCCGAACACCTGTCCGCCTCCGAACTGTGGGACCTGACCCGCAGCCTGAGTGCCCAGCTCCAGCGCATGATGACCGACGGCGTGCACATCCAGGACGGCGACCTGCGCGAGCGCATCGCCCGTTACCTGCTGAACCTCGCCGACAGCACCCTGGGCGGCCAGCATGCCGACGGCGCACGGTATGTCCGCGCCACGCATGAGCTGATTGCCGAGGGAACCGGGGCGACCCGCGAGAGCGTGAGCAAGCTGATCGGCGAGATGCGCGATGACGGCCTGCTGCTGCCCGCCTACCGCTGCCTGACCCTGATCGACGAAACCCGCCTCAAGGGCCTGAGCGGCTACCACGGCTGA
- a CDS encoding histone deacetylase encodes MSAPAAFRHPFRAYSPADFHFPLPEGHRFPYYKYAGVRELLRPHLPVPDAPALRWADAARVHDPHWLRRWRRGEVGKNEERALGLPWSPEMVERSRRAAGGSLAALHDAMNTGWGANLAGGTHHSFRDRAEGFCLLNDAALLTKVALDDGLASRVAVIDLDVHQGNGTAAMLGAEARAFTLSIHGERNYPFRKEISSLDLGLGDGVTDSEYLDVLQRQALPAIEAFRPDLLLFLAGADVLAGDRFGRFALSLDGLRERNRAVLYWAKRAAIPVVTVLAGGYNNDHELTIKAHASVVLDGLEVLG; translated from the coding sequence GTGTCCGCGCCCGCCGCCTTCCGCCACCCCTTCCGGGCGTACTCGCCCGCCGATTTCCATTTTCCGCTGCCCGAAGGCCACCGCTTCCCGTATTACAAGTACGCTGGGGTGCGAGAGCTGCTGCGCCCACATCTGCCCGTACCGGACGCGCCCGCCCTGCGCTGGGCCGATGCGGCGCGGGTGCATGACCCACACTGGCTGCGGCGCTGGCGTCGCGGAGAGGTGGGGAAGAATGAGGAACGCGCCCTGGGATTGCCGTGGTCCCCGGAGATGGTGGAGCGTTCACGCCGCGCGGCAGGCGGCTCGCTGGCAGCCCTGCACGACGCCATGAACACCGGCTGGGGCGCGAATCTGGCCGGGGGCACGCACCATTCCTTCCGGGACCGCGCCGAGGGCTTCTGCCTGCTGAACGACGCCGCGCTGCTCACAAAGGTGGCGCTGGACGACGGGCTGGCCTCGCGGGTGGCCGTCATTGATCTGGACGTTCATCAGGGCAACGGCACGGCGGCCATGCTGGGCGCAGAGGCGCGGGCCTTTACCCTCAGCATTCACGGCGAGCGCAATTATCCCTTTCGCAAGGAGATCAGCTCGCTGGACCTGGGCCTGGGCGACGGCGTGACCGACAGCGAGTATCTGGACGTGCTGCAACGGCAGGCGCTGCCCGCGATAGAGGCGTTCCGGCCCGATCTGCTCCTGTTCCTGGCCGGGGCGGACGTGCTGGCCGGGGACCGCTTTGGACGCTTCGCGCTGAGTCTGGACGGCCTGCGCGAACGCAACCGCGCGGTGCTGTACTGGGCAAAAAGAGCGGCTATTCCAGTGGTGACGGTCCTGGCCGGCGGCTATAACAACGATCATGAACTCACCATTAAAGCCCATGCCAGCGTGGTTTTAGACGGCTTGGAGGTCCTGGGTTAG
- a CDS encoding O-antigen ligase family protein has protein sequence MTTEITPAQPQPVAPAPLWIRVWLALLAPLYFFAPVAVFALPTLRRLPRPVWWVLGFYAVTQQLPALLTPEPLINSGLALARTLLMFSFVALGASLNSTRQLAPLGVGLAVVYVTALGLTGIDGLNPLSQRLGHPYMTPITLGLAGAAGIWMALFAGGKLWWRVPLGTVALGILLLSGSRGPLLAALLGMALGFAVRQSRRVALGILAGAALLAGGFYAGTRLDLPAINRLSNSDTSGRDLVWNNALSVIRSEPISGVGSYRLGARLSPPGEKCTLWPAPDGTLAPCPAWIDRLGQPWLIAHNVTLQQLAETGPLGLLGLFVLLGVGVAAAWRQRDPLGIAVLAGLLVATANDNTLIVPGPFVGELFWVTIGSVLARMPQRSPAVGWAGGAAAAGLLAALSFPLLVGALRPAPTIKASLDALIAPRNVQDTQNYQAFVRLNLPPGPYRVSLRACQSSCSTIITLPVTAPASGPTPLLKLGGNLYDTATQRVELLVYPGEGSVRPQPLAQTSWTVTRTAKSP, from the coding sequence ATGACGACTGAAATCACCCCAGCTCAGCCCCAGCCCGTCGCCCCGGCCCCGCTGTGGATTCGGGTGTGGCTGGCGCTGCTGGCCCCGCTGTATTTCTTCGCACCTGTGGCGGTCTTTGCCCTGCCCACACTGCGCCGTCTGCCCCGCCCGGTGTGGTGGGTGCTGGGCTTCTACGCCGTGACCCAGCAACTTCCGGCGCTGCTGACCCCCGAACCGCTGATCAACTCCGGACTGGCACTGGCACGCACGCTGCTGATGTTCAGCTTTGTCGCGCTGGGCGCGTCCCTGAATAGCACCCGCCAACTGGCCCCGCTGGGCGTGGGGCTGGCGGTGGTATACGTCACGGCACTGGGCCTGACAGGTATTGATGGCCTCAATCCCCTGAGCCAGCGCCTGGGCCACCCCTATATGACCCCCATCACGCTGGGGCTGGCCGGGGCGGCAGGGATCTGGATGGCGCTGTTCGCCGGGGGAAAATTGTGGTGGCGCGTGCCGCTGGGGACGGTGGCGCTGGGCATTCTGCTGCTGTCGGGCAGCCGGGGACCGCTGCTGGCGGCGCTGCTGGGCATGGCGCTGGGCTTCGCGGTGCGCCAGAGCCGCCGGGTGGCGCTGGGTATCCTGGCTGGGGCGGCGCTGCTGGCCGGTGGCTTTTACGCCGGCACCCGACTGGATCTGCCTGCCATCAACCGCCTGAGCAACTCGGATACCTCCGGGCGCGATCTGGTCTGGAACAACGCCCTGTCGGTGATCCGCAGCGAGCCGATCAGCGGCGTGGGCAGCTACCGTCTGGGCGCGCGGCTGTCCCCGCCCGGCGAGAAATGCACGCTGTGGCCCGCCCCGGACGGTACGCTGGCCCCCTGTCCAGCCTGGATAGACCGCCTGGGCCAGCCATGGCTGATCGCCCACAACGTCACCTTGCAACAACTGGCCGAGACCGGGCCGCTGGGGCTGCTGGGCCTGTTCGTGCTTCTGGGCGTGGGCGTGGCGGCGGCGTGGCGACAGCGCGATCCGCTGGGCATCGCGGTCCTCGCGGGCCTGCTGGTGGCCACTGCCAACGACAACACCCTGATCGTCCCCGGTCCCTTTGTGGGCGAGCTGTTCTGGGTCACCATAGGCTCCGTGCTGGCGCGCATGCCACAGCGTTCGCCCGCCGTGGGCTGGGCTGGAGGCGCGGCGGCGGCAGGCTTGCTGGCCGCCCTCTCATTTCCGCTGCTGGTGGGAGCGCTGCGGCCAGCGCCCACGATCAAAGCCTCGCTGGACGCCCTGATCGCCCCACGCAACGTTCAGGACACCCAGAATTACCAGGCGTTCGTGCGACTGAACCTGCCCCCCGGCCCCTACCGCGTGTCTCTGCGGGCCTGCCAGAGCAGTTGTTCCACCATCATCACGCTGCCCGTCACCGCCCCTGCCAGCGGCCCCACCCCTCTGCTCAAGCTGGGCGGCAACCTGTACGACACGGCAACGCAACGCGTGGAATTACTGGTCTATCCTGGCGAAGGCTCGGTGCGTCCGCAGCCGCTGGCGCAGACCTCGTGGACGGTGACGCGCACGGCAAAATCACCCTGA